GTCCACCACCGGCGATAAATATCTCTTCTGTTTCACTCATTTCCGCCCATGCAATTGCTTCTGTTAATGAATGCAACACGACACAACCAAAGGCTTGAAAATCGGTGTCTCTGGTGAGAACAATAGTTGTACAATCGGGAAATGGTTTATTCATGGTAGAATAACTTTTACGCCCGATAATTACAGGATGTCTTCTGATCATTTGCCGATAATAAATTTCATCACTGGGAATATTCCAGGGATTACCAGAACGAATATGTTTTCTGGCTGAGTTTGCTAAAATTCGATTTTCAGAAATGGCAGCAATGAGGCTAATTAACGGCATAAATTGATAATATTCTGGTTTTTTCAGAGAAATGGGTAAATGATATAAAAAGTTGAAATCAAAAATATGGATAACACTAGAATGGGCGCATTCTCTACCACCAAACTGGGCGCAGGCCCTGCGCCCCTACTTCCTGATTCCTCATATTATTCTTCGACGCGATAACCTAGTTCTGCTAGACGCACCCGTGAATGTCGCCATTTGGGTTGGACTTTAACGAATAATTCTAGATAAACTTTCCCAGCAATTAGTTTTTGAATTTGTTGTCTAGCTTCACTACCAATAGCTTTGAGCATTGTTCCACCTTTACCAATGAGAATGCCTTTTTGAGAATCTCTCTCAACATGGATCGTGGCGAGAACACGGGTAATTTTTGGAGCTTCTTCAACTAAATCAATGCCTATGGCTACGGAATGGGGAACTTCTTGACGGGTTAATAATAATATTTGTTCTCGAATTAATTCACCCATGATAAACCGTTCTGGCTGGTCTGTTACTAAATCGGGTGGATAATAAAATGGACCTGGTTCGAGATGACTAATTAATAAATCTTGGAGTTGCAATAATCCCGCGCCGGTTTTAGCAGAAAATTTCACACTTTGCCATTGATAGGTATCGGCTAATTGAATATAACTATCATCTATTTTTTGGGCATCTTCTGGTTGTTGATCAATTTTATTAATCCCCAGAATTACAGGTGTTTGAGTATTAATTAGTAGTTCTGCCACATAGCGATCGCCTGGACCACAAGCAACTGTACCATCAACCACAAATAATATCACATCTACCGAGTCAATGGCAATTTTCGCATTTTTTACCAACACTTCCCCTAATTGATGATGAGGTTTATGAATACCGGGCGTATCCACAAAAATCAACTGGGCTGTTTCCGTAGTTAAAATCCCCTTTAGGCGATTTCGAGTAGTTTGGGACACGGGGGAAGTAATAGCTATTTTTTGCCCAACTAATTCATTCATCAAAGTGGATTTACCCACATTAGTTCTGCCGATAATGCCAATAAAACCTGATTTAAATCCAGCCGGTGCTTGGGGAATCATCACCCCACCGAAATCAGTAAAAATATTATTATCAATATCAGATACTTGTGATTCTACTTGCATTTTTTACAGTTATGATTAATAGATTATTTTGAGCTTTGAGGGAAATTCTCTTTCAATTTAGGGGATTGCATAATGACGGTATAAATTATGTTTCGAGCGAAGATACAAAGGAGCAAAGACGC
The DNA window shown above is from Anabaena sp. WA102 and carries:
- a CDS encoding dihydrofolate reductase — its product is MPLISLIAAISENRILANSARKHIRSGNPWNIPSDEIYYRQMIRRHPVIIGRKSYSTMNKPFPDCTTIVLTRDTDFQAFGCVVLHSLTEAIAWAEMSETEEIFIAGGGQIYTEAIKFADKLYLTIVEGNFVGDIYFPEFADFGKVTKEKKMQENGYKFNFVEIEKCVN
- the era gene encoding GTPase Era; the protein is MQVESQVSDIDNNIFTDFGGVMIPQAPAGFKSGFIGIIGRTNVGKSTLMNELVGQKIAITSPVSQTTRNRLKGILTTETAQLIFVDTPGIHKPHHQLGEVLVKNAKIAIDSVDVILFVVDGTVACGPGDRYVAELLINTQTPVILGINKIDQQPEDAQKIDDSYIQLADTYQWQSVKFSAKTGAGLLQLQDLLISHLEPGPFYYPPDLVTDQPERFIMGELIREQILLLTRQEVPHSVAIGIDLVEEAPKITRVLATIHVERDSQKGILIGKGGTMLKAIGSEARQQIQKLIAGKVYLELFVKVQPKWRHSRVRLAELGYRVEE